The DNA segment gtgcgtgtgtgtgtgtgtatgtgtgtgtgtgtgtgtgtgtgtgtgcgtgcgtgcgtgtgttgAAGTAGTAGTGTAGGTTGAAGTTGACAAGTAAGCAAAAACAACACTAACACACATTCGATATGAAGCTAAAACAACATGCATGGTTATAGAGAGCAAATGGATGCTatactatcataattatttttctcaTAACAGAAGCACATTTCAACCTCACTCACCAGTAACCATGACACAATGTGTAGTGGTTGCCCCACTCTCCCTGGGCACTTGACAACAGTAGGTACCAGCTACTTCACTGGAGCCCTCTGCAAGGTTCAGACTAATGAATCTCGTACCTCGCGACACGTAGAATCCGTTTGTGTTTGAATCAGGAATGCTGCCACCATTTGGTCCTCTCCACCCTCCGAGAACAGTGCTGCCATTGTTGTCTACCCATCTGCAGCAGGTGGATAGTTCAGTATGACAGGTGAGGGCAGAGGAACCCTCTCCAATGGCTGCCAGTGATAAGCCAGAGTTGTTGGCAATATTATCCATTGATTTACTGCTCAAAGGAATAACTGAAAAAACGGAAGGTAAAagcacatgtatgtgtatgggtGTTAACTAGTCTCACAGTAGTTGCACAATGGAGCTTCTCCTGATCACTCAGCAGTTAATTGCTCCACACATTCTACTGTCAGTACTACTTGAAGTGTATCcagggttacaggtgtaggtaacagtcatcatgaagatggttccagaggatgtgtccactgttCCATTGGAGGGGTTAGTGAGGGGACCACAATCAACGACACCGAAACAACAAAACATGAGTTATATTGTGGTCATATTGAAACATTACGTTCACAAGCGATGGGTGATCCACTCCATGTTCTGTTAGACTGACAGGTCCTAGTAGTAGTGGATGAGGACAGTTGGTACCCAGCGACAGTACAGAAGTGTGTAGCCGTGGTTCCCTGCAGTCTGGGGGTGGAGGTTGGATTGTAGACGATGATTCCATTGGCCAGTGCAGGGAGGTCATCACAGATGGCTGTGAGAAATAGTCTGATACGATATCTTCGTGTTGTGTCTTACCTGTACACACTGGTGCTGTACTCCAGCTCCCACTAGCCTGACAAGTTATCGTGGCTGATCCTGACCTTTGGTACCCAGTGCTGCAGGTGTAAGTGGCCGTCTCTCCGAATGTTGTACCAGTAGAGCTGATCATCATCCCATTGGTAATAGTGGGAGGGGAGCCACAGGAGACAGCTATAATACGATAAGTTTCTCAAAATACTGATATCTCAGACTTACGGTTACAAATGAGGGATGATCCACTCCACATTCTGGTAGACTGACAGGTCCTAGTGATAGTGGATGAGGACAGTTGATACCCAACGACAGTACAGAAGTGTGTAACCATGGCTCCCTGCAGTCTGGGGGTGGTGGTTGGATTGTAACTGATCCCTCCATTGACCAGTGCAGGGAGGTCAGGACAGAtagctgtgtatatatatgggTTCGGGTACACACACTTGACATCAGTTCAACAGCACTttacacaca comes from the Halichondria panicea chromosome 4, odHalPani1.1, whole genome shotgun sequence genome and includes:
- the LOC135335037 gene encoding sushi, von Willebrand factor type A, EGF and pentraxin domain-containing protein 1-like: MTGMMMRTCTVTGWSTGDNPVCTAICPDLPALVNGGISYNPTTTPRLQGAMVTHFCTVVGYQLSSSTITRTCQSTRMWSGSSLICNPVSCGSPPTITNGMMISSTGTTFGETATYTCSTGYQRSGSATITCQASGSWSTAPVCTAICDDLPALANGIIVYNPTSTPRLQGTTATHFCTVAGYQLSSSTTTRTCQSNRTWSGSPIACERNVSI